In the genome of bacterium, the window GTCGTACAGCAGTTCCCGGGTGCCGGTGTCGTCGGCGAAGCTGTAGTCGGCGGTCTGGAACCAGACCTTGCCCTCGTCGGTGACGAGGTAGACGTCGCCGGTCGCGTCATCGACCCAGATGTCACGGATGCCCGCGCCCGGATCGATCGAGAACTCGGGATAGAACTTCTTCCAGACCCGGTTGCCTTCGTCATTGATCACGATGCGGAACAGCCACCCCTCGCTCGTACCGAGGTAGTTCCGGGACAGGTCGGCCGGATCGTTGGTCATGCACATGACCCACTCGTCCTCGACCAGGACCTCGCCACTGAGGGGACGCAGGATCCAGGGGCCGATCAGCGCGGCATCGGTGTTGGCCGCCAGCACCGTGCCCTTGGTGCCCAGGGTGCCGAATCGCTGGCCCTCGTACTTGGGATCGAAATAGGCCCCGCCGAGGAAGAACGTGTTGACCGCCAGCAGGGAGGAGAGGTCCTCGGTGGTGCTCAGGGTGTCGATGGGCGACCCGTTCTCGTCGAGCTGGAACATGGTGCCCCCGGCGCCGGACCAGGTGGAACCGCTGAGCCGCCGGATCGCCCCTTTGGCGCCCACGGCGTGGAGCTGGTTGGCGAACATGCCCATGCCGTAGAGGTTGGCCTGGGTGCCGCTCGTCATGCTGCTCCAGGCGGAGCCGGTGTTGCGCCAGATGCGGCCGCCGTGGCCCGCGGCGTAGACCGTGTTCTCGCCCGGCAGGGGCGAGGTCCAGAGGGTCGTGATGGCGGCCGTGGTGCCCATGTCCTGGGCGGTCCAGGTGGCGCCGTCGAAGTGGAACATGGCACCGATGTTGCCGGCGACGTAGATGTCGCTGGCGCTGTTGCCGGTCACGTCGAACAGCCACTTCTGGGATTCTTCTGCGGGCGTCCTGGGGAAGTTGACCGTGGCCTTGTCCTCGCTGCAGGCCGCCAGGCCCAGCAGGGAAACACCGACGACGGCCAGCAGCAGGAGGTTCAGCCGGAAATGCCGGCCGGGCGTGGCAGGAGCAATATTCGTCATTGCCGCAATATCCTCACGTTCAGCTGGTGGGGAGAACGGAACGGCCGGCCGCCGAAACCGGCACCGGGCGAAGCCGGGCACCGGAGAATCCATGCCCGCAGGAGGCAGTGGCCGCAAATCCAACAGATGAATAATAGGGTCTGGCCCCGGGAAAGTCCACAAGCAGAACGGAATCATCCCGAGTGCGGGCTTGCAGTTCCGGCGGGTTGTGACAAGATTGACGAGGCTTTCGCCGCCGGGCCGGGCGGAAGCGAGCACCGCGACCGGGCCCGCGTGGGGTGCCGGCGGCCGCGAGCCGCCCAGCAGGAGCCGCAGAGCACATGACCGAAGCCACCGCCCGGGACCTGTTCACCGAGATCGACCGCCTGCGGCGGGAGATGAACGCCGTCATCCTGGCCCACTACTACCAGGAGCCGGACATCCAGGACGTGGCCGACTTCGTGGGCGACAGTCTCGGCCTGAGCCAGCAGGCGGCGGCCACCGACGCCGACGTCATCGTCTTCGCGGGCGTGCACTTCATGGCCGAGACGGCGAAGATCCTCAATCCGGACAAACAGGTGCTGCTGCCGGACCTGGCCGCCGGCTGCAGCCTCGCCGACGGGTGCCCGCCGGACGAGTTCGCCGCCTTCCTGCGCGATCATCCGGGCCACAAGGTCATCAGCTACATCAACTGCTCCGCCGCGACCAAGGCCATGAGCGACGTCATCTGCACCAGCAGCAACGCCCTGAAGATCGTGCAGAGCTTCCCGGCCGACCAGCCGCTCGTCTTCGCCCCGGATCGCTATCTCGGGGACTGGGTGCGCCGGACGCTCGGGCGGGACATGGTGCTGTGGCACGGCTCCTGCGAAGTGCACGAGGTCTTCAACGAGAAGCGGCTGGTCGAGCTGAAGGTGACCCATCCGGAAGCGGTGGTCGCGGCCCATCCCGAGTG includes:
- the nadA gene encoding quinolinate synthase NadA, translating into MTEATARDLFTEIDRLRREMNAVILAHYYQEPDIQDVADFVGDSLGLSQQAAATDADVIVFAGVHFMAETAKILNPDKQVLLPDLAAGCSLADGCPPDEFAAFLRDHPGHKVISYINCSAATKAMSDVICTSSNALKIVQSFPADQPLVFAPDRYLGDWVRRTLGRDMVLWHGSCEVHEVFNEKRLVELKVTHPEAVVAAHPECPEGVLQHADHVGSTTAILAFARRTPAREIIVVTEAGILHQMRKENPDKVLIPAPGNDETCSCNECPYMKLNTLEKLYICMRDRTPEVVVDPAVAARALAPINRMLELSR